One segment of Candidatus Liberimonas magnetica DNA contains the following:
- the uppP gene encoding undecaprenyl-diphosphatase UppP, whose amino-acid sequence MEVIQAVVLGLVQGFTEFLPVSSSGHLIVIPWIFKWNDLGATFDVALHLGTLISLVFYFWRDWIEIIRRWKEPFLWLIAVGCVPAAVFGYKFEKTFETVFRSPLLVAVFMISMGLLMWLAELRGKKNKDMESLNLGDTLFIGFAQVLALMPGVSRSGITITAGIFSGFKRESAARFSFLLAMPITFGAGLLKLKHVMEFGIPKDEYRVFLSGILFATISGFLAIKYLLKFLQKHSLYVFIWYRMIVGLAVLLIYFLS is encoded by the coding sequence ATGGAAGTAATTCAAGCAGTAGTGCTCGGCCTTGTGCAGGGGTTTACAGAATTTTTACCTGTGAGCAGTTCCGGGCATTTGATAGTGATACCGTGGATTTTTAAGTGGAACGATCTGGGAGCGACTTTTGACGTGGCGCTTCATTTGGGGACCCTTATTTCTCTGGTTTTCTATTTCTGGAGAGATTGGATTGAGATAATAAGAAGGTGGAAAGAACCTTTTCTTTGGCTCATAGCCGTAGGGTGTGTGCCTGCAGCTGTCTTCGGCTATAAATTCGAAAAAACTTTTGAGACAGTATTCCGTTCTCCTCTTCTTGTAGCCGTATTTATGATAAGCATGGGCCTTTTGATGTGGCTGGCAGAGCTAAGAGGTAAAAAGAACAAGGATATGGAATCCCTTAACCTCGGGGATACGTTATTTATCGGGTTTGCTCAGGTCCTGGCGCTTATGCCGGGCGTATCCCGCTCCGGGATAACGATAACTGCTGGCATTTTCAGCGGGTTTAAGAGAGAAAGCGCCGCCAGGTTTTCTTTCCTTTTGGCAATGCCGATAACCTTCGGAGCGGGGTTACTCAAATTAAAACATGTGATGGAATTTGGGATACCTAAGGATGAATATAGAGTATTTCTAAGCGGGATATTGTTTGCAACGATCTCAGGATTTTTGGCTATCAAATATTTATTGAAGTTCTTGCAGAAACACAGCCTTTACGTCTTTATATGGTACAGGATGATAGTTGGTTTAGCGGTACTTTTAATTTATTTCCTGTCTTAA